In Brassica oleracea var. oleracea cultivar TO1000 unplaced genomic scaffold, BOL UnpScaffold00997, whole genome shotgun sequence, a genomic segment contains:
- the LOC106320646 gene encoding uncharacterized protein LOC106320646, giving the protein MATSNDGSSSGEERDVIEVTPASFPVTPTPLQPASIETIMARLAQQDAAQNAATDQIAALAKILVPLAANVEASTAQYRRHLFNTERATGAAPMQTANQDVADGDAAQTPVSLDAQTINELAALKPSVLDISSKINHVTTSAPQIERVLAESLRTLFTKKITTVRLRKMEKLRLPTFDGVSDPSAHVTSFNIAMRRANLSDEENDAGFCQLFVETLEGIALNWFTGLQENSVDSFHDLSTAFLKNNIMFTRQEATATDLWNLNHANRQSLRDFMEKFKSIVSKVDVPDHIAVESLMNTLHIKSPFRVDLYRHPTRSVPDAITRSLYRHPTRSVPDAIGRSNNFIRMEEDTRAKAAKEAARKQTPAQMNDARQEPHQHSTSGKPNQKKGYMNAIDD; this is encoded by the coding sequence ATGGCGACGAGTAACGACGGCTCTTCCTCTGGAGAAGAACGTGATGTCATCGAAGTAACGCCGGCGTCCTTCCCTGTGACTCCGACACCACTTCAACCCGCTTCAATAGAAACTATCATGGCGCGCCTTGCACAGCAAGACGCAGCCCAGAATGCGGCGACCGACCAAATCGCAGCGCTTGCAAAGATCTTAGTCCCCCTCGCTGCGAACGTAGAAGCTTCGACGGCACAGTACCGAAGACATCTGTTTAACACAGAAAGGGCGACTGGTGCAGCACCAATGCAGACCGCAAACCAAGATGTCGCCGACGGTGACGCGGCCCAAACCCCGGTCAGCCTTGATGCGCAGACGATAAACGAACTCGCCGCGCTGAAACCGTCTGTGCTGGATATAAGCTCCAAGATTAATCATGTCACTACGTCCGCCCCTCAGATCGAGCGAGTCCTAGCAGAATCTCTCCGGACACTATTCACCAAAAAGATAACGACGGTCCGCCTCCGAAAGATGGAAAAGCTCCGTCTTCCAACCTTCGACGGTGTCTCCGACCCTTCTGCTCACGTCACATCCTTCAATATCGCGATGCGACGCGCGAACCTCTCTGATGAGGAAAATGACGCAGGCTTTTGTCAACTCttcgtcgaaaccctagaaggTATCGCTCTCAACTGGTTCACCGGTCTTCAGGAGAACTCCGTTGATAGTTTCCACGACCTCTCGACGGCTTTCCTCAAAAACAACATCATGTTCACTCGACAAGAAGCCACCGCCACGGATCTTTGGAATCTCAACCACGCGAACAGACAGAGCTTGAGAGATTTTATGGAGAAGTTCAAATCCATTGTCTCGAAAGTAGACGTGCCAGATCATATAGCCGTGGAGTCGTTAATGAACACCCTCCACATTAAGTCACCATTTCGGGTGGACCTTTACCGACACCCGACGAGATCCGTACCAGATGCCATCACACGATCCCTTTACCGACACCCGACGAGATCAGTACCTGATGCCATCGGTCGATCCAATAACTTCATTCGAATGGAGGAGGATACTAGGGCAAAGGCGGCTAAAGAAGCTGCAAGAAAACAGACTCCAGCCCAGATGAACGACGCTCGTCAAGAACCG